One Vigna radiata var. radiata cultivar VC1973A unplaced genomic scaffold, Vradiata_ver6 scaffold_382, whole genome shotgun sequence DNA segment encodes these proteins:
- the LOC106780087 gene encoding uncharacterized protein LOC106780087, whose protein sequence is QRIRKITLTLILPLSFIFLIHIELSNILFGNIVKNTQQMMETPQGTPQYRTLSNMFSSEWTTFILFKLIYFTFLLIFSLLSTSTVVYTIASIYTAREVIFSKVMTIVPKVWKRLMISFLCTFAAFFVYNIMVVLVVIIWALTTRGRSDEVGLFVVLAVFYFAGFVYLTVIWNLASVVTVVEDSCGIGAMLKINTLIRGKMGLSVVIFLKLLVSFGLIQFLFKKTVVHGLRLGSMDRTLYGIVCLVLFSQLYLFQLVIQTVLYFV, encoded by the coding sequence CAACGTATCAGGAAGATCACCTTAACTCTAATCCTCCCTctctccttcatcttcctcaTCCACATCGAACTCTCCAACATCCTCTTCGGCAATATCGTCAAAAATACACAACAAATGATGGAAACCCCACAAGGCACACCCCAATACCGCACCCTCTCCAACATGTTCTCTTCGGAATGGACCACCTTCATCCTCTTCAAGCTCATCTACTTCACTTTCCTCCTCATCTTCTCCCTCCTTTCCACCTCAACAGTGGTATACACCATCGCCTCAATCTACACCGCAAGAGAGGTCATTTTCTCCAAGGTCATGACCATCGTTCCCAAGGTTTGGAAGAGACTCATGATATCCTTTTTGTGCACCTTCGCAGCCTTTTTCGTCTACAACATCATGGTAGTGCTTGTCGTCATCATATGGGCACTTACAACTAGGGGAAGGAGCGACGAAGTTGGGCTTTTTGTGGTGTTGGCGGTCTTCTATTTCGCAGGGTTTGTGTACTTAACCGTGATTTGGAATCTTGCCAGTGTTGTTACTGTGGTAGAAGACTCGTGTGGGATTGGAGCCATGTTGAAGATCAACACATTGATAAGGGGGAAGATGGGTTTATCGGTAGTGATATTCTTGAAGCTGTTGGTTTCCTTTGGGTTGATACAATTTTTGTTCAAGAAAACGGTGGTGCATGGGTTGAGGTTAGGGTCTATGGACAGAACACTTTATGGGATAGTGTGTTTGGTGTTGTTCTCTCAGTTGTATCTGTTCCAACTTGTGATCCAAACGGTTCTCTATTTCGTTTGA